The following coding sequences lie in one Silurus meridionalis isolate SWU-2019-XX chromosome 19, ASM1480568v1, whole genome shotgun sequence genomic window:
- the slc2a10 gene encoding solute carrier family 2, facilitated glucose transporter member 10, producing the protein MKPCCWFKRNHEALKDLKIEINQQTTMGCSVVIVATAVATLGGLVFGYELGIISGALLQLQVQFQLSCVQQEAVVSSLLVGAILASVIGGCLIDRHGRRASIFLSNLLIIGGSLILSVSISFLMLISGRVMVGFGMCVSSMSCCIFVSEMVSPERRGLMVTLYEVGVTGGILLAYAVNYVLSGAQDGWRYMFGLAVAPSLAQLVSIWVLPSQQTPFVQLLNEGEGNETQTNKKVYTITNLFQRQDNMRTRTVIGLGLVVFQQLTGQPNLLLYASTVFQSVGFESDASAMSASLGLGTVKVIATLAAMMCADKFGRRPLLIGGCSVMALGLMTIGFLSRHLEFEAVRRCGNDSVLPEIPNTTTSALGLNVTTLVDHTGNLNWIILFCMMVVVAAFSMSFGPMTWVVLSEIFPPDVRGRAFAFSSCFNWTANLIVTFSFLNVIDVIGVTGTFLAYAVISITSVVFMYLLLPETKGKALQDIDRELRERRFPPREEFCSVFQRRQFSPRYQRVSWTSSVL; encoded by the exons ATGAAACCCTGCTGCTGGTTTAAACGGAACCATGAAGCTTTGAAGGATCTGAAAATAGAAATCAACCAACAAACAACCATGG gctGCTCTGTCGTCATCGTCGCCACTGCCGTAGCAACTCTCGGCGGTCTGGTGTTTGGCTACGAACTCGGAATCATCTCTGGTGCGCTGCTGCAGCTCCAGGTCCAGTTCCAGCTGAGCTGTGTCCAGCAGGAGGCTGTGGTCAGCTCCCTCCTTGTCGGAGCCATTCTGGCATCTGTGATCGGTGGCTGTCTGATCGACCGTCATGGCAGGAGGGCCTCTATCTTCCTCAGCAACCTTTTGATCATTGGCGGGAGCCTCATCCTGAGCGTTAGCATCTCGTTTCTGATGCTGATCTCCGGCCGGGTCATGGTGGGCTTTGGTATGTGTGTATCCTCCATGTCCTGCTGCATCTTCGTGTCTGAGATGGTTTCTCCCGAACGCAGAGGTCTGATGGTCACTCTGTATGAAGTTGGCGTCACGGGTGGGATTTTGCTTGCGTACGCTGTGAACTACGTCTTATCAGGAGCTCAGGATGGATGGAGGTACATGTTCGGGTTGGCCGTTGCACCCTCGCTTGCACAATTAGTTTCTATTTGGGTTCTACCATCTCAGCAGACGCCATTCGTCCAGCTCCTGAACGAGGGAGAAGGAAAtgagacacaaacaaacaagaaggtGTACACAATCACAAATCTGTTTCAGCGCCAGGATAACATGCGCACCAGGACCGTGATCGGACTCGGGCTGGTCGTCTTCCAGCAATTGACAGGTCAACCAAACCTTCTCCTCTATGCCTCCACGGTCTTCCAGTCTGTAGGTTTCGAGAGCGATGCATCTGCCATGTCGGCTTCGCTTGGCCTCGGGACCGTTAAAGTTATCGCGACGCTAGCTGCCATGATGTGTGCGGATAAATTCGGGCGGCGGCCGCTTCTGATTGGCGGATGCTCCGTCATGGCGTTGGGTTTGATGACGATCGGATTCCTAAGCAGACATTTGGAGTTTGAAGCTGTGAGACGCTGCGGCAACGACTCCGTGTTACCAGAGAtcccaaacaccaccaccagcgCTTTAGGTTTAAATGTGACCACGCTTGTGGATCACACAGGAAATTTGAACTggattattttgttctgcatgATGGTTGTCGTCGCCGCCTTCTCCATGAGCTTCGGTCCAA TGACGTGGGTGGTGCTGAGTGAAATTTTCCCGCCAGATGTGCGAGGACGAGCGTTTGCATTCAGCAGCTGCTTTAACTGGACGGCCAACCTGATTGTCACCTTCTCTTTCCTCAACGTCATCG ATGTGATTGGTGTTACCGGAACTTTCTTAGCGTACGCCGTGATCTCGATCACATCCGTCGTGTTTATGTACCTCCTTCTACCGGAGACAAAAGGCAAAGCGCTGCAGGACATCGACAGGGAGCTGCGCGAGAGACG ATTTCCTCCGAGAGAAGAATTCTGCAGTGTTTTCCAGAGAAGACAGTTTTCACCTCGATATCAGAGAGTCTCCTGGACCAGTTCGGTGTTATAA
- the tp53rk gene encoding EKC/KEOPS complex subunit TP53RK, which yields MAEADGVSVRSVLPCLREAELIKQGAEARVYRVRFLGRSAIVKERFPKRYRHPALDEKLTRRRVAQEVRSILRCRKAGIAAPVVYFVDLSSNCIFLEEITESITTREHIAAARASGRSVESLHDLAENMGRILAKMHDEDVIHGDLTTSNMLLKTESSGELTLMLIDFGLSFVSALPEDKGVDLYVLEKAFLSTHPNTETLFQKLLHSYTGASKKAPAVIKKLDEVRLRGRKRSMVG from the exons ATGGCGGAGGCGGACGGTGTGAGTGTGCGGTCAGTGCTGCCATGTCTGCGGGAAGCTGAGTTGATTAAACAGGGCGCGGAGGCCCGAGTGTACCGGGTTCGGTTCTTAGGGAGGAGCGCCATAGTGAAGGAGCGGTTCCCCAAACGGTACCGACACCCGGCTCTGGATGAGAAACTGACCCGCCGCCGCGTCGCTCAGGAAGTGCGGTCCATCCTGCGCTGTCGGAAAGCAG GCATCGCAGCTCCAGTCGTCTACTTCGTCGATCTCAGCTCCAACTGTATTTTCCTGGAGGAGATCACCGAGTCGATCACCACACGTGAGCACATCGCAGCCGCTCGGGCTTCCGGACGCTCCGTCGAGTCTCTACACGACCTCGCGGAGAACATGGGCCGGATCCTGGCTAAGATGCACGATGAGGACGTGATCCACGGAGACCTCACCACCTCCAACATGCTTCTGAAGACGGAGAGCTCCGGAGAACTCACACTGATGCTCATCGACTTTGGCCTGAGCTTCGTCTCTGCTCTGCCCGAGGACAAAGGTGTGGACCTGTATGTGCTGGAGAAGGCCTTCCTCAGCACGCACCCCAACACTGAGACTCTCTTCCAGAAGCTTCTACACAGTTACACCGGGGCGTCCAAAAAAGCTCCggctgtaataaaaaaactggACGAAGTCAGACTCCGGGGGAGAAAGCGCTCCATGGTggggtga
- the si:ch73-267c23.10 gene encoding serine incorporator 3, whose translation MGATLGSFSLLPWAQCLCGPATCLACRFFSKCKNSIVTRIIYTLILFLDTIIAFIMLSPSVEQRMRQIPGLCENNMTSTAAGMFQCETFVGYRAVYRLCFGISTSFLVFFLLTIKIKNTRDPRAAIHNGFWFFKIALIIGLTVAAFYIPQGGFSYIWFIVGAVGAFAFILIQLILLMDFVHSWSESWIDKMENENKKLWGCALSSVTSLNYSLSITAVTLMYIFYAQPEKCALNRFFIFFNLILCIIASVISVLKKVQKHLPASGLMQSSFITLYTMYLTWSAVTNEPEKVCNPSLLSFFQPFPISNISSTNQTLVDPPIAHPHFLWEDTQSIVGLTIFVLCILFSSIRSSSTSQVNKLFLTPSDAVQMEDCSTGSFGDSDGPRRIIDNEGECVQYSYCCFHLQLCLASFYIMMTLTNWYIPDVDYSNIAHKRGAVWVKIASSWTCLVLYVMTLINPIICKDRDFHNHLN comes from the exons ATGGGAGCGACTTTGGGGAGCTTCAGCCTCCTGCCCTGG gctCAGTGTCTGTGCGGACCAGCGACGTGTCTGGCGTGTCGATTTTTCTCGAAATGTAAGAACTCAATAGTGACTCGAATCATTTACACCTTGATCCTGTTCCTGGACACCATCATCGCCTTCATCATGCTGTCACCCAGCGTTGAGCAACGAATGagacag ATCCCCGGATTGTGTGAAAACAATATGACGTCCACCGCCGCAGGAATGTTTCAGTGTGAGACGTTCGTGGGCTACAGAGCCGTGTATCGTCTTTGCTTTGGCATAAGCACAAGCTTTctggtgttttttcttcttaccATCAAAATTAAGAACACCAGAGACCCTCGAGCTGCAATTCACAACGG attctggTTTTTCAAGATTGCACTCATTATCGGGCTCACTGTCGCCGCCTTTTACATCCCACAGGGAGGATTCTCCTACA TTTGGTTTATTGTAGGTGCCGTTGGAGCGTTCGCCTTCATCCTCATCCAGCTCATCCTCCTCATGGACTTTGTGCACTCATGGAGCGAGTCGTGGATTGACAAGATGGAGAACGAGAACAAGAAGCTCTGGGGTTGTG CCCTGTCTAGTGTAACGTCACTGAACTACTCTCTGTCCATCACTGCCGTCACGCTCATGTACATATTTTACGCTCAGCCCGAAAAGTGTGCTCTCAACAggttcttcatcttcttcaacCTCATCCTGTGCATCATCGCTTCAGTCATCTCTGTTCTGAAGAAAGTCCAA aaacatCTTCCTGCTTCTGGACTAATGCAGTCGTCCTTCATCACTCTGTACACCATGTACCTCACCTGGTCGGCCGTCACAAACGAACCAG AGAAAGTGTGCAATCCCAGCCTGCTGAGCTTCTTCCAACCGTTCCCCATCTCCAACATCTCTTCCACAAACCAAACCCTGGTGGACCCGCCCATCGCGCATCCTCATTTCCTGTGGGAGGACACGCAAAGCATCGTGGGATTGACTATTTTCGTCTTGTGTATTTTATTCTCGAG CATTCGCTCGTCCAGCACCAGCCAGGTGAACAAACTCTTCCTGACTCCTTCAGACGCCGTGCAGATGGAGGACTGTTCCACAGGTAGTTTCGGCGACTCGGACGGTCCCAGACGGATCATAGATAACGAGGGGGAATGCGTCCAGTACAGCTACTGCTGCTTTCACCTCCAGCTGTGTCTCGCTTCTTTCTACATCATGATGACACTCACAAACTGGTACAT ACCCGACGTTGACTACAGTAACATTGCACACAAGCGAGGAGCGGTCTGGGTGAAAATCGCGTCCAGCTGGACGTGTCTCGTCCTCTACGTCATGACCCTCATCAACCCCATCATCTGCAAAGACAGAGACTTTCATAACCACTTAAACTGA
- the LOC124402362 gene encoding CCN family member 3-like, with amino-acid sequence MERETRGAVLAFFVLLCVFVQVTCRLCSGLCQCPSSPPSCPLGVPLVPDGCRCCQICAGQEGEACSEKDVCDTQRGLECDYSASFPDGPGECVRRNTLGCEYLGVSYEEGQSFIPSCRQLCRCVGGGVTCVPLCTEDLNTASCQHPRLVHVPGRCCREWVCEGTENNIELENAAVDRGVRSWQDTPVHRGVSCCNCIEQSTEWSVCSRSCGPGVSTRVSNRNLACQPQTYTRLCVVRPCDRGPTARAQPRQFQKLGVCVSSYRSTTPDHFKHQGCYSYRSYKPLFCGTCSDRRCCSPEYTRTALVTFVCPWGRITQHAVMMIESCVCHYTCPHNNISRRTRSWL; translated from the exons atggagagggaaaccAGAGGAGCTGTGTTGGCCTTCTTTGTCCTTCTCTGCGTCTTTGTACAG GTCACATGCCGGCTGTGTTCAGGTCTATGCCAGTGTCCTTCATCCCCCCCATCATGTCCCCTCGGGGTTCCTCTGGTCCCAGATGGGTGTCGCTGCTGTCAGATCTGTGCAGGACAAGAAGGTGAAGCTTGCTCTGAAAAAGACGTGTGTGACACTCAGCGTGGTTTGGAGTGTGACTACAGCGCCAGTTTTCCAGATGGACCTGGAGAGTGTGTTC gGAGAAACACACTCGGCTGCGAGTACCTGGGCGTGAGCTACGAGGAAGGTCAATCATTTATTCCCTCCTGCAGGCAGCTGTGCCGCTGTGTGGGTGGCGGCGTTACGTGTGTCCCCCTGTGCACCGAGGACCTGAACACAGCGAGCTGCCAGCACCCGAGGCTGGTCCACGTCCCAGGCCGCTGCTGCcgtgagtgggtgtgtgaagGCACCGAGAACAACATTGAGCTGGAAAACGCTGCAG TTGATCGAGGCGTGAGGTCCTGGCAGGACACACCGGTGCATCGCGGGGTCTCCTGCTGCAACTGCATCGAGCAGAGCACcgagtggagtgtgtgttcaCGCAGCTGTGGTCCAGGTGTGTCCACACGCGTCTCAAATAGAAACTTGGCCTGCCaaccacaaacatacacacgccTGTGTGTGGTCAGGCCATGTGACCGGGGACCAACAGCCAGAGCACAACCG cGTCAGTTCCAAaagctgggtgtgtgtgtgagcagttaCCGCTCGACTACTCCAGACCACTTTAAGCACCAGGGCTGCTACAGCTATCGCTCCTACAAGCCGCTGTTCTGTGGAACTTGTTCTGACAGACGCTGCTGCAGCCCCGAGTACACCAGGACCGCGCTCGTGACCTTCGTGTGCCCTTGGGGACGAATCACCCAGCATGCCGTTATGATGATCGAGTCGTGCGTCTGCCATTACACCTGCCCTCATAACAACATCTCCAGAAGAACACGATCATGGCTGTAG
- the csnk2a4 gene encoding casein kinase II subunit alpha isoform X2, producing the protein MSGPVPSRARVYAEVNTHRPREYWDYESHVVEWGNQDDFQLVRKLGRGKYSEVFEAVNITNNEKVVVKILKPVKKKKIKREIKILENLRGGPNIISLVDIVKDPVSRTPALVFEHVNNTDFKQLYQTLTDYDIRFYMYEILKALDYCHSMGIMHRDVKPHNVMIDHEHRKLRLIDWGLAEFYHPGQEYNVRVASRYFKGPELLIDFQMYDYSLDMWSLGCMLASMIFRKEPFFHGHDNYDQLVRIAKVLGTEDLYDYIDKYNIELEPRFNDILGRHSRKRWERFVHSENQHLVSPEALDFLDKLLRYDHQARLTAREAMEHPYFYPVVKDQSRMVGSSNVPVLNTAVSTASLITGIAALPASTALGPLTGSPVLSAATNLSASAIVPATAGATQ; encoded by the exons ATGTCGGGTCCAGTGCCAAGCCGAGCGCGGGTTTACGCCGAGGTGAACACACACCGGCCCCGGGAGTACTGGGATTACGAGTCCCATGTGGTGGAGTGGGG aaatcagGACGATTTCCAGCTGGTGCGGAAACTCGGACGTGGAAAATACAGCGAAGTGTTTGAGGCAGTGAACATCACCAACAACGAGAAGGTGGTGGTAAAAATCCTGAAG cctgtgaagaagaagaaaataaagcgTGAGATAAAGATTCTGGAGAACCTGCGTGGAGGTCCAAACATCATCTCTCTCGTAGACATCGTCAAAGATCCAGTG TCCCGAACTCCTGCATTGGTGTTTGAACACGTGAACAACACAGACTTTAag CAATTATATCAGACGTTAACAGACTACGACATTCGATTCTACATGTACGAAATTCTGAAG gctctggattactgccACAGTATGGGGATTATGCACCGAGACGTCAAACCACACAACGTCATGATCGACCACGAACACAGGAAG TTGCGTCTTATCGATTGGGGTCTTGCGGAGTTTTACCACCCGGGGCAGGAGTACAACGTCCGAGTCGCCTCACGCTACTTCAAAGGACCAGAGCTTCTTATTGACTTTCAG ATGTACGATTACAGTCTGGACATGTGGAGTCTTGGCTGCATGTTGGCAAGCATGATCTTCAGGAAGGAGCCTTTCTTCCACGGCCACGACAACTATGACCAG CTGGTGAGAATAGCCAAAGTGCTCGGAACTGAAGACCTGTACGATTACATCGACAAGTACAACATCGAGCTGGAACCTCGCTTTAACGACATCCTGGGAAG aCATTCACGAAAACGATGGGAGCGCTTCGTACACAGTGAGAATCAGCACCTGGTGAGTCCAGAGGCTTTGGACTTCCTGGATAAACTGCTGCGATACGACCATCAGGCTCGACTGACAGCACGGGAGGCCATGGAGCATCCTTACTTCT aCCCTGTAGTAAAGGATCAGTCTCGCATGGTGGGTTCCTCTAACGTTCCAGTCCTCAACACTGCAGTGAGCACCGCCAGCCTGATCACAG GAATCGCTGCGCTTCCTGCCTCCACAGCTCTGGGTCCTCTGACCGGCTCTCCCGTCCTCTCAGCTGCCACTAACCTCAGCGCTTCCGCCATCGTGCCTGCCACTGCCGGAGCCACTCAGTGA
- the csnk2a4 gene encoding casein kinase II subunit alpha isoform X1, translating into MSGPVPSRARVYAEVNTHRPREYWDYESHVVEWGMMFYRNQDDFQLVRKLGRGKYSEVFEAVNITNNEKVVVKILKPVKKKKIKREIKILENLRGGPNIISLVDIVKDPVSRTPALVFEHVNNTDFKQLYQTLTDYDIRFYMYEILKALDYCHSMGIMHRDVKPHNVMIDHEHRKLRLIDWGLAEFYHPGQEYNVRVASRYFKGPELLIDFQMYDYSLDMWSLGCMLASMIFRKEPFFHGHDNYDQLVRIAKVLGTEDLYDYIDKYNIELEPRFNDILGRHSRKRWERFVHSENQHLVSPEALDFLDKLLRYDHQARLTAREAMEHPYFYPVVKDQSRMVGSSNVPVLNTAVSTASLITGIAALPASTALGPLTGSPVLSAATNLSASAIVPATAGATQ; encoded by the exons ATGTCGGGTCCAGTGCCAAGCCGAGCGCGGGTTTACGCCGAGGTGAACACACACCGGCCCCGGGAGTACTGGGATTACGAGTCCCATGTGGTGGAGTGGGG AATGatgttttacagaaatcagGACGATTTCCAGCTGGTGCGGAAACTCGGACGTGGAAAATACAGCGAAGTGTTTGAGGCAGTGAACATCACCAACAACGAGAAGGTGGTGGTAAAAATCCTGAAG cctgtgaagaagaagaaaataaagcgTGAGATAAAGATTCTGGAGAACCTGCGTGGAGGTCCAAACATCATCTCTCTCGTAGACATCGTCAAAGATCCAGTG TCCCGAACTCCTGCATTGGTGTTTGAACACGTGAACAACACAGACTTTAag CAATTATATCAGACGTTAACAGACTACGACATTCGATTCTACATGTACGAAATTCTGAAG gctctggattactgccACAGTATGGGGATTATGCACCGAGACGTCAAACCACACAACGTCATGATCGACCACGAACACAGGAAG TTGCGTCTTATCGATTGGGGTCTTGCGGAGTTTTACCACCCGGGGCAGGAGTACAACGTCCGAGTCGCCTCACGCTACTTCAAAGGACCAGAGCTTCTTATTGACTTTCAG ATGTACGATTACAGTCTGGACATGTGGAGTCTTGGCTGCATGTTGGCAAGCATGATCTTCAGGAAGGAGCCTTTCTTCCACGGCCACGACAACTATGACCAG CTGGTGAGAATAGCCAAAGTGCTCGGAACTGAAGACCTGTACGATTACATCGACAAGTACAACATCGAGCTGGAACCTCGCTTTAACGACATCCTGGGAAG aCATTCACGAAAACGATGGGAGCGCTTCGTACACAGTGAGAATCAGCACCTGGTGAGTCCAGAGGCTTTGGACTTCCTGGATAAACTGCTGCGATACGACCATCAGGCTCGACTGACAGCACGGGAGGCCATGGAGCATCCTTACTTCT aCCCTGTAGTAAAGGATCAGTCTCGCATGGTGGGTTCCTCTAACGTTCCAGTCCTCAACACTGCAGTGAGCACCGCCAGCCTGATCACAG GAATCGCTGCGCTTCCTGCCTCCACAGCTCTGGGTCCTCTGACCGGCTCTCCCGTCCTCTCAGCTGCCACTAACCTCAGCGCTTCCGCCATCGTGCCTGCCACTGCCGGAGCCACTCAGTGA